Genomic DNA from Solanum dulcamara chromosome 4, daSolDulc1.2, whole genome shotgun sequence:
ttattataaatattgtatacttgatagattggaaacgttttgaggcatcgaagaaagggaaatcaccggtgaattagcttgcttaaCTTTGGTTCTTCGGTGGAGGTgtgttatggttttattctatatcattgATAGAcccttaatagtgattgatattcattgagtaatgtgtgaagtttactatgcatttaattatcgtgatttggatggttgatatgttgttgtgattagtCTAAAATTCCGAGGCCATgatatccataatcttgaacttttcctatcaaaaatggtgccttcaataaagaaggcttggtgaaatattgttaatgaagtggaatgtaatcatgaagaatgataaattaattatatttggatcgggtgtcacgttccgacacgatatatttggatcggatgtcacgttctgacatggtatatttggatcgggtgtcacattccgacacgatatatttgaatcgagtgtcacattttggcacgataatattaaagaaaaataaattaaaatgacttaatactacccaatctccaaaactcattttttcaaaaaagtgtgatgtggaggcttgagtcctcatgtgtgatcttgatgttgttgattggttatgtaaTTATTCATTGGTTGCCgcctgttaagtgttgttgttgatttcccgctattactttatgcatgttgATTTGTATTTTGAGTCgatcgatgatacctactcagtacatgttgtcctgtactgacccctacttgcatcttttcttgttttattttgtggagtgcaacgagtgttccacagactttgagtcgacctcagctctagtcagtctcaagatcatcggatttcagggtgagctatccttctagctcgtgatggattctctcggttatggcatagtgtctttagttttcgaacacattttgttatttgtttattctggtgtttgatatttccagacttagttttagaatttagatgtccttcatgtgatgtctttcagattttggggaacgtcaagtaatagattttagtgacttttgttatttctaactttaataagattgagCTTCCGCAATATTGTCGTGATGtataagttgaatcgttaatgtaagttggggtttgtatcgttggttctcccacctaagAGGTTAAGTGTGTGTGTCTCTCACGGCCCATTTTAGATCGTGACAAAACACCAAATAAAACCAATCAAATACCCATTATCATAAACCATAACagaaaataaacccataataatTCCATAatcaaatctaaaaaaaatataagtattCTAAATCATAATATAAACTAACCAATACTAGAACAAATCGTAGAAATCATACTGCGATCATATATAAAAAACCaataaacatattttaaaaattatcaactGCCATGTACCACATACAcatcacaaaaaaataatcacaatcaaataaaaaaatatcaactgCCATGTACCATATGCAAACAATTAGAAATATCATGCATCATATAATATAATCACgatcaaaaatatcattcatcatataatataatcacatacacaaaaaaaataattaaaccaTAACACAggcaaaaatcataaaaatcaactattataatatttaaaccATAACACAATCAAATCGAAAATagaccaattttttttaaaaaaataattagcaactataatatatcatataactgTCAATGTTAATACCAACTATAAAACACCATATATACAAATCACAAATAACACCAtattcaaaatcaaaaaaatcaacaattataatatttaaatcataacACAATCAAATCGAAAATGGatcaacttaaaaaaaaaaattagcaatTGTAATATACCATATATACGCCAATAGTAATACCATCTGTAAAATACCATATACAAATCACAAATAATACCATATTCAACCCCcccaaaaataaattattatatagcATAAATACCAAATGCTACATAACATTTTCAACCCAATACGATACCATAAATTTTACTTCCTTATTGAAGTTGTGAGATTTCACACCCTTGCCACATAGCAACAAAAAATGTAACTAGTCTTGTATCTGTAATTAGACTATTTCTAAATCAAAAAGACGCTCTACTTACCAAAAATATACTTTTACAACCCTCTTCTTGGTGAATAATCGCCCCCCAATTGACATACAATTTACACTcttatttgaaagaaatattctTTCACAATcatgcaaaaaatatttaaccTAGTTCTTCTTGGAGAATGATTGGCCACAAAAACTATAGTCTATATTGCCCTGTATGAGTATAATATATGGTTAGCAGATGATGTTTTGCTGCTACGATGAAAACATCAATATGTAGTAATAGGGGTTTGTCTTCAGGACCCCCATTATTCTACGTTCCGAAAAATAACCAAATTTATTAGTAGTTTGTAGGAACCCTTTGTGAAGGCACTTGATAGTCTTGAATGAATGAATTGTTTTAATATAGAAACTGAAATCATACAAAATTTGGCTTATGTTGATCAGAGACATCTCCCGAAGGGCAAGAAGGAATACCCGAGCAACAACGAAACCGAATAGGCAAACACAAGATTTACTACACACAGTAAACAATCcacatcacaataaacaaataGCAAATGTTCCAAAGTATTCCAGAGCATATGGAGACCCTCACAAAGAACTAAACAACTACTTATGAATCATAGAATAAACCAGTAGGTCCTTCCTAGCTGGAAGCCACAGGCTGAGTACTGAACACCTTAGCAATCTTCTCAGTAGGTACCAATGGAAGATACGAAGCAACCTTGTATCCTTTCACTGCTGTTTGCTGAACCATCACATTGTATTTCTCGGAATAGTAAGCAGCAGTTGGAGCAACTGCTTGAGTGACTTTAGGAACAATGGGAAATCTGTTGAGAGAGAGCCACGCTGATGTAGCATATTGCTCGGCCATTGGCTCGTACTTGGTGTAAAGTCCCTTGGCAGTGGGCTCATACTTGGCATAGACTGTTTTAGCAAGACCTGATGCAGCTCCCATCACACCAGCACTTTTGACATCAGCTGCAACAGAGCGAGCAGCTGCAGGAGCTTGCTTGACCATAGGGGGAACACGAGTCTCAATCTTACGAACAGACTGATCAACCTGCAAAAATGGTTGAATTCTTCACGTCAATCACATATGTTAACATGGTGAGAACTTCATAGCTACAATCCAGTAAAATGGTAAGTAAACTGACTGATCATCAAAGAGGTTCAACAATTTTACTCGATGTTTATTGTTTGTAATAAAAACTAGAACGTTTCAACAAACTGTAGGATCGACTGCCATGACCTATTTTCACAAAAGGAAAAACAGTAACATATTTTGTACATCAGTCTAAGATTATTAAGATGATTATTATCAGATCAACTGACCATCATCAGGTACATACTTGTGCACCTGGATGCCCAAAAAACAAAAGTAATACACACCCAACAGCCCAAAATTTTACAACATTGCGCCAAATCCGAAGAGCATCCCATTACGAGATCCTATGATGGGGATATGTATGCAACTGATTAACAAGACATCACATGTTTTAACTAACTCTGTGTCTAACAACAAAAGCTCACCACCAAAACCAACCTGCATCACCCATGTGGCCGTGTTGTTGCATCCAATCCTAATTATAAATGCTAATTCGGTTCTTGCATGTGCACATGCCAGAAATATTAATTCCACAATGTATAACCTATCCAAATATACCCCACTAATTTTGGTCGCAATTCATGAAATTCATAGAATCAAAAAACTGATCATAAACCAACCAAAGAAACAGGTTTGACTAATGCAACACAAATTAATGTCGAATATCTATTTCAAAAATGTGGATTCACtataaaattaatcaaaccCCTAAGAAACACATTGGAAAACAAAGGATATTGTCATGCCCCAGGCGAAAGACATCAACGAACTTCAGGACTTGGATAACAAGACCATGAAACTAATCAATCCAAAAAAAGTGAAGTTCCAAttgtcaaataaaataataatagatgTAGAATTCCCGTCTCAAAAAAGTGATACATAATAATACAATTCAAACAACATGATAGATAAGATAGGTAAGTTTCAGAAGAACATAATTTCATGTCAATTTTATAGGGAGTCTTGGTTGGCTACCTGAACTTCCACCTCTTGGTTTGATTCCTCAACTTAGAATACCTCCCCATTTTACCTGCCCCCACCCCaattttggaaaagaaaaagagaaatacCTTGCGGTCAACAAACTTGAGGACTTCGACTGGGACATCATGAAATTTATCATAAACAGGGCCAACCACAGTCTTAACGGTGCTTTCGACGGTCTGAACACCAGGCTTCAACGGACCAGAATTCTCTTTGGCGTATCCATACACCTTCACCACACAGAGCGCCGCATGAATCATCGCCACTTGCAAGAATTCCAAATACTTCAATTTCTCTTCCTCAGTCTGAGCCTTCATCACAAAGCcaaattaaaaatagaatttagaCCAAATTTCATCAAATCAAAAAATCGATACAAACAAGGAACCTAACGAAATGGAGATTTGAATTTGAGCGAATTACCATCTCGGGTTGTTGAGGCTTAGGGTTTGTTTCGGCCATGATAAAAAGATCACAGAGATTTCGATATGAACGAAGATTCGCAAATTGAATGAAAGCAAATGTGAACGTTATGAAGCCCGATGAATGAGAAAACGTCGTTTGGGGTTTGTCTTCGGTGAAAGGGGTTATATAGGACCGGGGGCACGCATATCAAGGAGAGTGGACGGGCGAGGAAACTTAACCGCGTGTCCAATAAGAAACCGACTTCCTTTATTCCGTAATTTTATGCTACTTGCGCTCTATTGTGCGGAGGAGGTGGACTGTGCTGACTAAGGTGTATAAGTTAAATGCTTAAGTCAAATtgaatccatcaattaaattaagttgatttgattgatttaatagtgaaaaaaataaattaatattattaatttggtttgatattgataaaaaaaaaaggtaaattgaatttaaatcgaaccaaaataatatatatataattttttttacacacaaaaaaattattaattgtaATATGTtttgtaagtattttttaaattaatttataactttcaatattacatatattattttatatttgaacttgtaatataacaaaaaaaattgatatgcgTTGTGTCTTTTCGTgagtttttgaaatatttttctaagacaATGTCTTGAAGATGATATTTtacatcttatttttattttattttatttattcaagtaTCTTTGAGATGTCATTAAGCAATATAATCACACAATCAAGGGAATAACCTTTAATTGAAAACTTCGAGTGCGGCATTAAATTACACGATCAAGAAAAAAACCATTTCAATTTGGTCTATTTTTCAATCACGGTGTAAttgtaaaaaaattgaaaaaatcaagaaaattaaaaaaaacgaCTAAAACAGAAATCAAAAAAATCGACATTagattgatttgatttgatttataagTTTAATAAGCCgacataattaatttaattattttttaataaaaaaacaaaacaaaccgATCTATATACACCTCTAGTGCTGATTACTTGTTGGCTAATTTTCCCCTTTTCACCATCTTCTAGAAATTGAGCTAAAACTTTAAATTATGGTTCGTTTTgacatgatatatgaaattatgatctcaATATATAAGAATGTCACGAAATTGGAGGGAGGGGAAGAAATATATATTTCTGTTTGAATATGCGATTTGAACtaatgatttaaaatttaaaatttaaaatttttctaaaaaaacatgttactttttatatttggtagcttttttttttatttcaacgTCTTGtataacatatttaatatagcaaaattcaaaaaatattttaatatagttCCTACATTTTTAgtctaaaatcataaaattaaaaaaaaaattaaaatatgtatttGTTTAAACTCGATTAATAGTAAAAATTGAGAAATATAGAATGAAACGTCATGAGTACTAAATTGGATTGTTAGGCTTGTCATTGATAAATTTTTCTActgttgtatatatttgaaactctcctttttatattttttatagtgtccttaaaaataagtttaaTTGACACTACCATTTAAGCTTTTAAAAAAGTTTAAACTGAAAATAGATTTATACATgttgataattttaatatatttttacattattgGGATAATTTAATACTCCATATTCTAAGTTCTAACAGgttaaagaaaaagagaatgaaAATTGAGATGACTTTAACTTATCAAATGCTACTTTAGCTGAAAATTGTTATGTCTATCACTAGTGTTGTTTTTGGTAGGAATAATTAGTGTTTTAGATGATGCAAAGACGAGGTGAGAAGTTTTACTTTTTACGAGGTGAAGCGGAAGTCCTAAGGCGATGGAGTGTAAGCCCAATGAATCCTTTGAATTTTAGGAATAATTTTAGAGACCTTCCTTCAGGTCTTGCTTTATAATACTCATTTTTTATGTAGTTTATGATATTGcatgtcttttttattttgatatttgagACGAGAGTAAAGTAGAGTTGGAATATTGTGTCAAAAGTTTTTACGAGTAAATATATTTGTCAATTTATCCgtgtcttttttttaaaaaaaaaatatgcaaaataaCAGCCTGTGATTTGTGACTGTTTAGAGAAGATTTTGAATTGGTTAGAATTGAATAATTAGTGTATATTTCGTGTAtagttaaaatatatttagttCTTTTACTATATCATAATGTATGTCAGTGTATAGCTCATGTAGATATCGATGAGTGTTTTTAGTTCGGAGTATTAATGTAATTTAACATTTATGTTAGGTGATTTTTTAATTGAagatattataataatttaacattTAAGTTAGGACGTTCATGATTTGAAGGTAAAATAAATGTAGATATATACTTATTATATATGACTATACATGTATTATACACAAAGATTGTGTttggaatgaaaaaaataaatcatgtcAAGATAATTTATATGTAATCTagcaaaaaaatatgatttatcgTGGATATaatgttatataatattatatattgagataCGTATCATAATATTTATGTTGAACCATATATATTTGAAAGCTACAAATTTTGTTCATAAATCTCATTCAGTGCCTTATCGTacatttcttcatttttgcttctttttttaaatatatatttgagcCGAGAGTAAAGTAGAGATAGGAATATTGGATCAAAAGCCTCCACGAGtaagtatattttttaatttatccgtgtattttaaaaaaattaaactatgcAAAATATCAGCGTGTGATTTGGGACTATTTAGAGGAGATTTTGAATTGGTCGAAATTAAATAGTTAGTGTATACTTCGCGTATAGTTAAGATATATCTAGTTTTTTTaatgtatcataatgcataGTCAGTGTATAGCTCATGCAGATATAGATGAATGATTTTTGTTCGGAGTATTAAGGTAGTTTAACACTTAAATTATGTGACATTTTTAATTGAAggtattataataatttaacattTAAGTTATGATGTTCATGAttctaagttaaaataaatgTAGATTTACCTTTATATATACGACTATACACGTATTACACATAAAGATTGTGTTTGGAATGAAGAAAAGAGTTATGTCAAGATAATTTATATGTAATCTAACAAATCAATATGAATTTTCGTACATATaatgttatataatattatatattgagatGCATATCGTAATATTTATGTTggactgtatatatatatgaaaactaAACATTTTGTTCATAAATCGCATTCACTGAATGCGATTTATGTCTTATCGTATagttttgcttcttttttttaaatatatatttgagcCGAGAGTAAAGTAGAGTTGGAAATATTGGGTCAAAAGCCTCCACGAGcaagtatattttttaatttattcgtgtcttttaaaataattaaactatGCAAAATATCAGCGTGTGATTTGGGATTGTTTAGAGAAGATTTTGAATTGGTCGAAATTGAATAGTTAGTGTATACTTCGCGTATAGTTAAGatatatctaatttttttaatgtatcataatgcataGTCAACATATAGCTCAAGAAATCTTGTTCTTTGATTTTCCTTTTCATTTAGTATTTATCTATCAAACATCTGAGTATTTAGATTTAAATTAGGGA
This window encodes:
- the LOC129886152 gene encoding stress-related protein; translated protein: MAETNPKPQQPEMAQTEEEKLKYLEFLQVAMIHAALCVVKVYGYAKENSGPLKPGVQTVESTVKTVVGPVYDKFHDVPVEVLKFVDRKVDQSVRKIETRVPPMVKQAPAAARSVAADVKSAGVMGAASGLAKTVYAKYEPTAKGLYTKYEPMAEQYATSAWLSLNRFPIVPKVTQAVAPTAAYYSEKYNVMVQQTAVKGYKVASYLPLVPTEKIAKVFSTQPVASS